A portion of the Segatella copri DSM 18205 genome contains these proteins:
- the lpxK gene encoding tetraacyldisaccharide 4'-kinase: MRTEGDLIKINDWLLPLSWIYGGMVRFRNWLFDIGLKKSQSFSIPVISVGNITVGGSGKTPHVEYLIRLLHDKVKIAVLSRGYKRKTSGYVLADKDTTMSEIGDEPFQMHSKFDDIYVAVDAKRVRGIEKLQNEEPTKDVDVVLLDDAFQHRYVKPGINILLVDYHRLIIYDKMLPAGRLREPLSGKNRADIVIITKCPKDLKPMEFRVLTKAMDLYPFQKLYFTCINYDTPKGVFEDQQIAKEELKNYHALLVTGIASPKQMEHDLKPMVKSMQSLSFGDHHRFKNKDITRINEAFEQMPEPRLIITTEKDAVRLKETEGLYEIVKKSIYELPIKVSFMLEQEDNFNDKIISYVRKNSRNSILAKRKDDNKSEDSNHTGNRSRTISFRNN, translated from the coding sequence ATGAGAACAGAAGGCGATCTTATCAAGATCAACGACTGGCTGCTACCACTGAGTTGGATTTATGGCGGCATGGTCAGATTTCGCAATTGGCTCTTCGATATCGGACTGAAAAAGAGTCAGTCATTCTCAATCCCGGTCATTTCTGTGGGTAACATCACGGTGGGCGGATCGGGCAAGACTCCCCATGTGGAGTATCTGATACGCTTGTTGCACGACAAGGTAAAGATAGCTGTGCTATCACGTGGTTACAAAAGAAAGACCAGTGGCTATGTGCTGGCAGATAAAGATACGACAATGTCAGAGATTGGCGATGAACCCTTCCAGATGCACAGCAAGTTTGACGATATCTATGTAGCCGTAGACGCTAAGCGTGTGAGAGGAATCGAAAAGTTACAGAATGAAGAACCGACCAAGGATGTAGATGTAGTATTACTGGATGATGCCTTTCAGCATCGCTATGTGAAGCCAGGTATCAACATTCTGCTGGTAGATTACCACCGTCTGATCATCTATGACAAGATGTTGCCAGCAGGAAGACTGAGAGAACCTCTAAGCGGTAAGAACCGTGCAGACATTGTGATTATCACTAAATGTCCAAAGGACCTGAAGCCAATGGAATTTCGAGTACTCACCAAGGCTATGGACCTTTACCCTTTCCAGAAGCTCTACTTCACCTGCATCAACTATGATACGCCAAAGGGTGTTTTCGAAGACCAGCAGATAGCCAAGGAGGAGTTGAAAAACTACCATGCTCTGCTGGTTACTGGTATCGCATCGCCTAAACAGATGGAACACGACCTGAAGCCAATGGTCAAGAGTATGCAGTCGCTGAGTTTCGGTGATCACCATCGCTTCAAGAATAAAGACATCACACGCATCAACGAGGCGTTTGAACAGATGCCAGAACCCCGTCTGATTATCACGACAGAGAAAGATGCCGTGAGACTAAAAGAGACAGAGGGACTCTATGAAATAGTTAAGAAAAGCATATACGAACTGCCTATCAAGGTTAGTTTCATGCTGGAACAAGAAGATAATTTTAACGACAAAATTATTAGCTATGTACGAAAAAATTCAAGAAACAGCATCCTGGCTAAAAGAAAGGATGACAACAAGTCCGAAGACAGCAATCATACTGGGAACCGGTCTCGGACAATTAGCTTCAGAAATAACTGA
- the sppA gene encoding signal peptide peptidase SppA, translating into MKDFFKNVAATIVGLFAFGLIMTILGFICIIGMVASSNSKPALKDNSVMVMKLQGQIEDRTEDNWLGELTGEQFNNIGMNRILSSIRKAKNEDKVKGIYLETGILETDYATLQEIRNALADFKKSGKWIIAYGDALSQGGYYLASVANKVYVNPEGNVDWHGIASQPQYIKDVAAKFGVHFTVVKVGKYKSYTETYTEDKMSDANREQVSRYISGLWLQMLGDVSKSRNISKDSLNRYADGLMVFDDTKLLKSRKMVDGFCYYDEIRDVVKKQLGLKADDTINQVDYNDVDMTIDDSNLMGEEIAVYYCQGSIVRMETPSIYDSEQQIVSTKVIKDLQELADNSQVKAVVLRINSGGGDAYASEQIWRAVKELNKKKPVVVSMGGMAASGAYYMSMGAQYIMAQPTTLTGSIGIFGALPDFSDLMTKKLGFKYDEVKTNRNSTYASAGMSRPWSAEEIATMQNYVNRGYSLFRNRVAEGRKMSTEQVEKIAQGRVWLGTDAKKIKLIDGFGGLSDAIDKAAELAHLSSYQAVEYPALAGWMEQLLDMAGGNKGTYLDEQLRLALGDLYQPFIMIRNMKEKEPIQAALPYVLNIQ; encoded by the coding sequence ATGAAGGATTTTTTCAAGAACGTGGCAGCCACTATCGTAGGACTGTTTGCCTTCGGGCTGATCATGACCATCCTGGGATTCATCTGTATCATCGGAATGGTGGCATCGAGCAACAGTAAACCGGCACTGAAAGACAATTCGGTGATGGTGATGAAACTACAAGGACAGATTGAAGACCGTACTGAAGACAACTGGCTCGGCGAACTGACAGGCGAGCAGTTTAACAACATAGGCATGAACAGGATTCTCTCTTCTATCCGCAAGGCAAAGAATGAGGATAAAGTGAAGGGCATCTATCTGGAAACAGGTATCTTGGAGACAGATTATGCCACTTTGCAGGAAATCAGAAATGCACTTGCCGATTTCAAGAAGAGCGGCAAATGGATTATCGCATATGGTGATGCTCTCTCACAGGGTGGATATTATCTGGCTTCGGTTGCCAACAAGGTATATGTAAACCCAGAAGGCAATGTGGACTGGCATGGTATTGCATCGCAGCCACAATATATCAAAGATGTAGCAGCCAAGTTTGGCGTTCACTTTACGGTAGTGAAGGTAGGCAAATACAAAAGCTATACTGAAACATACACCGAAGACAAAATGTCGGATGCCAACAGAGAGCAGGTTTCACGCTATATTAGTGGACTCTGGCTACAGATGTTGGGAGATGTGAGCAAAAGCAGAAACATCAGCAAGGATTCACTGAACCGCTATGCTGACGGGCTGATGGTGTTTGATGATACCAAACTACTGAAATCTCGAAAGATGGTAGATGGATTCTGCTATTATGATGAAATCAGAGACGTGGTAAAGAAACAGTTAGGACTGAAGGCAGACGATACCATCAATCAGGTTGACTATAACGATGTAGATATGACTATAGACGACTCGAATCTGATGGGCGAAGAGATTGCCGTATACTACTGTCAGGGGTCCATTGTCAGGATGGAGACTCCTAGCATCTATGATTCTGAGCAACAGATAGTAAGTACAAAGGTCATCAAGGACCTTCAGGAACTTGCAGATAACAGTCAGGTAAAGGCCGTAGTTCTGCGTATCAATTCGGGCGGTGGCGATGCCTATGCTTCGGAACAGATCTGGAGAGCAGTTAAAGAATTAAATAAAAAGAAGCCGGTAGTGGTTTCGATGGGTGGTATGGCAGCATCGGGTGCTTATTATATGAGTATGGGTGCTCAATATATCATGGCACAACCTACAACATTGACCGGCAGCATCGGTATCTTTGGAGCCCTGCCAGATTTCAGTGACCTGATGACAAAGAAGTTAGGCTTCAAGTATGATGAAGTGAAGACCAACCGCAACAGTACCTATGCCTCTGCAGGCATGTCACGCCCATGGAGTGCAGAAGAGATTGCCACCATGCAAAACTATGTGAACCGTGGATATAGCCTCTTCCGCAATCGTGTGGCTGAGGGCAGAAAAATGAGTACCGAACAGGTTGAGAAGATTGCTCAAGGAAGAGTATGGCTGGGTACAGACGCCAAGAAGATCAAGTTAATTGATGGATTCGGCGGCTTGAGCGACGCCATCGACAAGGCTGCAGAATTGGCTCATCTCAGCAGTTATCAGGCGGTAGAATATCCGGCATTGGCTGGATGGATGGAACAGTTGCTGGATATGGCGGGCGGAAACAAGGGAACATATCTCGATGAACAGTTGCGTCTGGCATTGGGTGATCTCTACCAGCCATTCATCATGATACGCAATATGAAGGAGAAAGAGCCTATTCAGGCTGCACTTCCTTACGTACTGAACATACAATAA
- a CDS encoding alpha/beta hydrolase, giving the protein MKKTMISFLLMLTAITASAQSTARKFVLKNSSDGQSELTCYLPKNPSGRAVVDCPGGGYSHLAMDHEGHQWAEYFNKQGIAFFVLKYRMPNGNRNIPLSDAYQAMRTVRDSSAVWRINKEDVGIMGFSAGGHLASSVSTHAEAAVRPDFSILFYPVISMDERISHKGSCVNFLGEERNTNKKLVEEWSNDKAVRPNLTPRAIILMSFDDKVVPPVTNGVAYYSAMSKAGNECTMHIYPTAGHGWGFRDAAHGFPYHDQMLNDLTCWLNRLPSKSYLSNK; this is encoded by the coding sequence ATGAAAAAGACAATGATTTCTTTTCTTCTGATGCTGACAGCAATTACAGCATCAGCTCAATCTACCGCTCGTAAGTTCGTATTGAAGAACAGTAGCGACGGACAGAGTGAACTCACCTGTTATCTTCCTAAGAATCCTTCAGGAAGAGCTGTAGTAGATTGTCCTGGAGGTGGGTATTCTCATCTTGCAATGGACCATGAGGGACATCAGTGGGCAGAATATTTCAACAAACAGGGTATCGCTTTCTTCGTCTTGAAATACCGTATGCCTAACGGAAACCGCAATATTCCGTTGAGTGATGCCTATCAGGCGATGCGTACCGTTCGTGACAGTTCTGCAGTATGGAGAATAAATAAGGAAGATGTTGGTATTATGGGCTTTTCTGCCGGTGGACATTTAGCTTCTTCCGTAAGTACTCATGCTGAGGCGGCTGTGCGACCTGATTTCTCGATTCTTTTCTATCCGGTGATTTCAATGGATGAGCGTATCTCTCATAAGGGATCATGTGTGAATTTCTTGGGTGAAGAGCGTAATACCAATAAGAAACTGGTAGAAGAGTGGTCTAACGACAAGGCTGTTCGTCCTAATCTTACCCCTCGTGCCATCATACTGATGTCTTTTGATGATAAGGTTGTTCCTCCTGTAACCAATGGCGTAGCCTATTATTCTGCCATGAGCAAGGCGGGCAACGAGTGTACCATGCACATCTATCCGACTGCCGGACATGGATGGGGATTCCGTGATGCTGCCCATGGTTTCCCATATCACGACCAAATGTTGAATGACCTTACCTGTTGGCTCAACAGGCTTCCGTCTAAAAGTTATCTAAGTAATAAGTAA
- a CDS encoding IS982 family transposase, translated as MEITKDKVTELFCIIDEFYKVFDAENAGKLLLSEDGVKRRRRKASLSDSEIMTILLYFHFGSFRNFKHYYLFFIRGTLKSYFPNAVSYNRFVELESRVFFPLMFFLNLRAFGRCTGITFVDSTMIPICHNLRRYANKVFKGIATDGKGTMGWCHGFKLHLACNDRGEIIAFVLTGANVSDKDPAVFDVLAKRLYGKLFADKGYISQKLFDSLFEEGIQLVTGLRVNMKNKLMPFYDKMMLRKRYIIETINDLLKNTAQIVHSRHRSVANFIINIISALGAYCFFDNKPKALTGYVIEDTKQLSLF; from the coding sequence ATGGAGATTACCAAGGACAAAGTTACAGAATTATTTTGTATTATTGATGAATTTTACAAAGTTTTTGATGCTGAAAATGCAGGAAAATTGCTTTTGAGTGAAGATGGAGTAAAGCGCAGACGACGTAAAGCCTCTTTATCTGATAGTGAAATCATGACGATTTTGCTGTATTTCCATTTCGGCTCGTTCCGAAACTTCAAGCATTATTACCTATTCTTTATTAGAGGAACTTTGAAGTCATATTTTCCAAATGCGGTGTCTTATAACCGTTTTGTAGAACTTGAAAGTCGCGTATTCTTCCCTCTCATGTTCTTCCTGAATCTCCGTGCTTTTGGCAGATGTACAGGTATAACCTTTGTTGATTCAACCATGATACCAATATGCCACAATCTCAGGCGTTATGCCAACAAAGTGTTCAAAGGCATTGCCACAGACGGAAAGGGAACAATGGGATGGTGTCATGGGTTCAAGCTACATCTGGCTTGTAATGATAGAGGTGAGATAATTGCTTTTGTTCTCACTGGTGCAAACGTTAGCGACAAAGATCCAGCGGTATTCGATGTATTGGCTAAACGTCTGTATGGCAAGCTGTTTGCAGATAAAGGCTATATCTCGCAAAAACTCTTCGATTCGCTTTTTGAGGAAGGAATCCAGTTGGTTACAGGACTGAGAGTGAACATGAAGAACAAACTAATGCCGTTCTATGACAAGATGATGCTACGCAAAAGATACATCATTGAAACGATTAATGACCTGTTGAAAAATACGGCTCAGATAGTACATTCACGTCACAGGTCTGTTGCGAATTTCATCATAAATATTATTTCTGCATTAGGGGCATACTGTTTCTTTGACAACAAGCCCAAGGCACTTACTGGATACGTTATCGAAGATACGAAACAGCTGAGTCTTTTCTAA
- a CDS encoding sugar phosphate nucleotidyltransferase, which translates to MQLILLSGGSGKRLWPLSNNARSKQFLPLLEKENGEMESMVQRVVRQAQEANLTNDITLATNASQLDIIQNQLGERVSVVTEPERRDTFPAIALAASYLKLKKKCEDDEVVVIMPCDPYTELEYFHTIARMVECVEKNVADLVLMGIKPTYPSAKYGYVVPFAEGEKYQMVKRFTEKPDVPTAEKLLEEGAYWNGGVFAFRLGYMMQIVRKYMQSGNFEDTRARYSEFPKISFDYEVAEKAESVAVVPFNGEWKDLGTWNTLTDELHHASIGNAVMGSHCENTHVINELQLPLYVDGLKDAVVAASPDGIFVCAKKYSEDIKKAVEHLTPRPMYEERRWGTYRVIDDSEYADGNHSLTKSITLKPGKNISYQLHHHRSEVWTFVEGDGIFVLDGEEKHVKAGDTVVIPLEHYHAIKAITQLTFIEVQNGNPLVEEDIERFDYQWKMK; encoded by the coding sequence ATGCAATTAATTTTATTATCGGGTGGCTCGGGTAAAAGGCTCTGGCCACTTAGCAATAATGCTAGAAGCAAACAGTTCTTGCCATTGCTCGAAAAGGAGAATGGGGAGATGGAAAGTATGGTTCAGCGCGTGGTACGTCAGGCTCAGGAAGCAAATCTGACTAACGATATTACGCTTGCTACAAACGCCAGCCAGCTGGATATCATCCAGAACCAGCTGGGAGAGCGGGTTTCTGTGGTTACCGAACCGGAGAGGCGTGATACTTTCCCTGCTATCGCTTTAGCTGCAAGTTACCTGAAACTGAAGAAAAAATGTGAGGATGATGAGGTTGTGGTTATTATGCCTTGTGATCCTTATACCGAGTTGGAATATTTCCATACCATAGCCCGTATGGTGGAATGTGTGGAGAAAAACGTCGCCGACCTCGTGCTGATGGGTATCAAACCTACTTATCCAAGTGCAAAATATGGTTATGTGGTTCCTTTTGCTGAAGGAGAGAAGTATCAGATGGTGAAGAGATTTACCGAGAAACCGGATGTGCCTACAGCAGAGAAACTCCTGGAGGAGGGTGCTTACTGGAATGGTGGTGTCTTCGCTTTCCGTTTGGGCTATATGATGCAGATTGTACGTAAGTATATGCAGAGTGGGAACTTTGAAGATACTCGTGCAAGATATAGCGAATTTCCAAAAATCTCTTTCGACTACGAGGTGGCGGAGAAGGCTGAATCGGTAGCTGTAGTACCGTTTAATGGTGAATGGAAGGACCTGGGTACCTGGAACACACTCACTGATGAGCTGCATCATGCCAGCATCGGTAATGCGGTGATGGGAAGTCATTGCGAGAATACGCATGTCATCAACGAGCTCCAGTTGCCTCTGTATGTGGATGGCTTGAAGGATGCTGTTGTTGCAGCGAGTCCTGATGGCATCTTCGTCTGTGCAAAGAAATATTCCGAGGACATCAAGAAGGCGGTAGAACATCTTACTCCGCGTCCGATGTATGAGGAAAGAAGGTGGGGTACTTATCGGGTGATTGACGATTCTGAGTATGCTGACGGCAATCATTCGCTCACCAAGAGTATTACCTTGAAGCCAGGTAAGAATATCAGTTATCAGCTTCATCACCATCGTTCAGAGGTGTGGACATTCGTAGAAGGTGATGGCATCTTTGTACTTGATGGTGAGGAGAAACATGTGAAGGCTGGTGATACCGTGGTGATTCCTCTGGAGCATTATCATGCCATCAAGGCGATTACACAGCTGACTTTCATCGAAGTACAGAATGGTAATCCGCTGGTTGAGGAGGATATTGAAAGATTCGATTATCAATGGAAAATGAAATAA
- a CDS encoding co-chaperone GroES: MNIKPLADRVLVLPAPAEEKVGGIIIPDTAKEKPQRGKVVATGKGTKDEEMILKEGDTVLYGKYAGTELEFDGTKYIMMRQSDVLAVVEE; encoded by the coding sequence ATGAACATTAAACCATTAGCAGACAGAGTGCTGGTACTTCCTGCACCAGCTGAAGAAAAAGTAGGTGGAATTATTATCCCTGATACAGCAAAAGAGAAACCACAGCGTGGTAAGGTCGTTGCTACAGGTAAGGGTACGAAAGACGAAGAGATGATTCTCAAAGAAGGTGATACCGTACTCTATGGTAAGTACGCTGGCACAGAACTCGAATTCGATGGTACTAAATATATCATGATGCGTCAGAGCGATGTACTCGCTGTAGTAGAAGAGTAA
- the groL gene encoding chaperonin GroEL (60 kDa chaperone family; promotes refolding of misfolded polypeptides especially under stressful conditions; forms two stacked rings of heptamers to form a barrel-shaped 14mer; ends can be capped by GroES; misfolded proteins enter the barrel where they are refolded when GroES binds), whose protein sequence is MAKDIKYNMDARDLLKKGVDQLANAVKVTLGPKGRNVVIEKKFGAPQITKDGVTVAKEVELENKFENTGAQLVKSVASKTGDDAGDGTTTATILTQAIVTEGLKNVTAGANPMDLKRGIDKAVAAVVAFIKEHAEQVDDNYDKIEQVATVSANNDAEIGKLLADAMRKVSKDGVITIEESKSRDTNIGVVEGMQFDRGYLSGYFMTDADKMECVMDNPYILLYDKKISNLKEFLPILQPAAESGRPLLVIAEDVDSEALTTLVVNRLRGGLKICAVKAPGFGDRRKAMLEDIAVLTGGVVISEEKGLKLEQATLDMLGSADKVTVNKDNTTIVNGHGEKANIQDRVAQIKNEIENTKSSYDKEKLQERLAKLAGGVAVLYVGANSEVEMKEKKDRVDDALCATRAAIEEGIVAGGGTTYIRALEALKDMKGDNADETTGIRIVERAIEEPLRQIVANAGGEGSVVVNKVREGEGDFGYNARKDVYEDMRQAGIVDPAKVERVALENAASIAGLFLTTECVLVDKPEPAPAAPAAAPGMGGMM, encoded by the coding sequence ATGGCTAAAGATATTAAATATAATATGGATGCCCGCGACCTCTTGAAGAAGGGTGTTGATCAGTTGGCAAATGCAGTAAAGGTAACTCTCGGTCCTAAGGGCCGCAACGTGGTAATCGAAAAGAAGTTTGGTGCTCCTCAGATTACTAAGGATGGTGTTACCGTGGCTAAGGAAGTAGAGTTGGAGAATAAATTCGAAAATACTGGTGCTCAGCTTGTTAAGAGCGTTGCCAGCAAGACTGGTGATGATGCCGGTGACGGTACAACAACTGCTACTATCCTGACTCAGGCTATCGTAACAGAGGGCTTGAAGAACGTTACTGCAGGTGCAAACCCAATGGACTTGAAGCGTGGTATCGACAAGGCTGTTGCTGCTGTTGTTGCCTTCATTAAGGAACATGCTGAGCAGGTAGACGACAACTACGATAAGATTGAGCAGGTGGCTACAGTTTCTGCCAACAACGATGCAGAGATTGGTAAGCTCTTGGCTGACGCTATGCGCAAGGTTTCTAAGGATGGTGTCATCACTATCGAGGAGAGCAAGAGCCGTGATACCAACATCGGTGTTGTTGAGGGTATGCAGTTTGACCGTGGTTATTTGAGCGGTTACTTCATGACTGATGCCGACAAGATGGAGTGTGTAATGGATAACCCATACATCCTTCTTTATGATAAGAAGATTTCTAACTTGAAGGAGTTCTTGCCAATTCTCCAGCCTGCTGCTGAGAGTGGTCGTCCTTTGTTGGTTATCGCTGAGGATGTTGATTCTGAGGCTTTGACTACTTTGGTAGTTAACCGTTTGCGTGGCGGTTTGAAGATTTGCGCTGTGAAGGCTCCAGGCTTCGGTGACCGTCGCAAGGCCATGTTGGAGGATATCGCAGTATTGACAGGCGGTGTTGTTATCTCTGAGGAGAAGGGCTTGAAGTTGGAGCAGGCAACTTTGGATATGCTGGGTTCAGCAGACAAGGTTACCGTCAACAAGGACAATACAACTATCGTTAATGGTCATGGCGAGAAGGCTAATATCCAGGATCGCGTAGCTCAGATCAAGAACGAAATTGAGAATACCAAGTCTTCATATGATAAGGAGAAACTTCAGGAGCGTCTGGCTAAGCTCGCCGGTGGTGTAGCTGTCCTTTATGTAGGTGCCAACTCTGAGGTTGAGATGAAGGAGAAGAAGGATCGTGTTGACGATGCACTCTGCGCTACCCGTGCTGCTATCGAGGAAGGTATCGTTGCTGGTGGTGGAACTACTTATATCCGTGCTCTCGAGGCATTGAAGGATATGAAGGGTGATAACGCTGACGAGACAACAGGTATCCGTATCGTAGAGCGTGCTATTGAGGAGCCTCTCCGTCAGATTGTTGCCAATGCCGGTGGCGAGGGTTCTGTAGTAGTAAATAAGGTACGCGAGGGCGAGGGTGACTTCGGTTACAATGCTCGCAAGGACGTTTACGAAGATATGCGTCAGGCTGGTATCGTAGATCCTGCCAAGGTAGAGCGTGTAGCTTTGGAGAATGCTGCTTCTATTGCAGGCTTGTTCCTGACAACAGAGTGTGTGTTGGTTGACAAACCAGAGCCTGCGCCAGCTGCACCAGCTGCAGCACCTGGTATGGGTGGCATGATGTAA